From one Pirellulales bacterium genomic stretch:
- a CDS encoding DNA adenine methylase encodes MQRLLDFGEGRSRRPQKCRAQLLKWIGNKQRFAPEIVSFFPASVGTYFEPFLGSAAVLATLAPRRAVGSDVFRPLVEIWQTLHTDPARLNQWYSERWQALTAGDKVAEYEKIKASYNASPNAADLLFLCRSCYGGVVRFRKADGYMSTPCGIHAPIKPQAFARRVEEWRKRTAGAEFRVTDFREAMAGAANGDLVYCDPPYRDSQAILYGAQAFDLANLLESIRDCKSRGVYVVLSIDGTKRSGSTSCNISIPEGLFKREVFVNCGRSMLRRFQMGGKTLESEIVADRLLLTY; translated from the coding sequence ATGCAGCGGCTTCTCGATTTCGGCGAGGGACGATCACGCCGGCCTCAGAAATGCCGCGCTCAACTCCTGAAATGGATTGGAAACAAGCAGCGATTCGCACCTGAAATTGTTTCATTCTTTCCGGCCAGCGTTGGAACATATTTCGAGCCGTTTCTGGGCAGCGCCGCCGTGCTTGCGACTTTGGCGCCGCGTCGCGCGGTCGGATCAGACGTTTTTCGCCCTTTGGTTGAGATTTGGCAGACGCTGCACACCGACCCTGCGAGGTTGAATCAGTGGTATTCCGAGCGTTGGCAAGCGTTGACGGCCGGTGACAAGGTCGCGGAATACGAGAAGATCAAGGCCTCATACAATGCTTCGCCAAATGCGGCCGACTTGCTTTTTCTGTGCAGGTCGTGCTACGGCGGGGTAGTTAGATTCCGCAAGGCGGACGGCTACATGTCAACACCCTGCGGAATTCATGCGCCGATCAAACCGCAGGCGTTCGCACGCCGAGTAGAAGAATGGCGGAAGCGGACCGCTGGCGCCGAATTTCGCGTGACGGACTTTCGGGAGGCAATGGCCGGTGCGGCGAATGGGGACCTCGTTTATTGCGACCCGCCTTACCGCGATAGCCAGGCAATCCTTTATGGCGCGCAGGCCTTCGATCTTGCGAATCTGCTTGAGTCTATTCGAGATTGCAAGTCCCGCGGGGTTTATGTCGTGCTCAGCATCGACGGAACGAAACGATCTGGAAGTACATCCTGCAACATTTCTATTCCAGAGGGCTTGTTCAAACGAGAAGTGTTCGTGAATTGCGGTCGGTCAATGCTGCGGCGCTTTCAGATGGGCGGAAAGACGTTGGAGAGCGAAATCGTCGCGGACCGCCTGTTGCTGACCTATTGA
- a CDS encoding DUF1559 domain-containing protein, which yields MKRIYLRPVAGRRFAAGFTLVELLVVITIIGILISLLLPAVNAAREAARRTQCLNNLQNLGKASLNHEAQYGFLPAGGWGYSWIGDPDRGHDVKQPGGFFYNLLPFLEQQPLWSAGSGTSDATKAIAVAKAAATPLVMFTCPSRRSLAARPYTDSGFTVGGLTATITSSQLPLAGKTDYAANGGDNYPMQAFAGPSTLSQGDSAATSFWPAATSGVCYCRSTIKMAHITDGASVTLLVGEKYLSSDDYDSGLDTGANNYGGDNDGWDCGFDADVNRFVFNPSTTAASNTNPPKMDTIAVKSNWNFGSPHSSGFCVSFCDAHTMVLNFSIDLQTLANLCNRSDGAAIDDSKL from the coding sequence ATGAAACGAATTTACTTGCGTCCCGTGGCAGGCCGCCGCTTTGCGGCCGGTTTTACATTGGTCGAATTGCTAGTGGTGATCACGATCATCGGCATTCTGATCTCACTGTTGTTGCCGGCGGTGAATGCCGCGCGTGAAGCTGCGCGGCGGACTCAATGTCTCAATAACCTACAGAATCTGGGAAAGGCGAGTTTGAACCACGAGGCCCAGTATGGTTTTCTGCCGGCCGGTGGGTGGGGATACTCGTGGATTGGCGATCCGGACCGTGGGCATGACGTGAAGCAACCCGGCGGGTTCTTTTACAACCTCCTGCCGTTCCTCGAACAACAGCCTCTTTGGAGCGCTGGCAGTGGGACCAGTGACGCGACTAAGGCAATTGCGGTGGCCAAGGCGGCGGCGACGCCGCTCGTAATGTTCACTTGCCCAAGCCGCCGAAGCCTCGCCGCGCGGCCATATACCGATTCAGGTTTCACGGTTGGAGGATTGACAGCCACGATTACTTCGTCGCAGCTTCCCTTAGCAGGAAAGACCGATTACGCGGCAAATGGAGGCGACAATTATCCAATGCAAGCGTTCGCGGGCCCGTCGACGCTTTCCCAGGGGGATTCGGCAGCTACGAGTTTTTGGCCGGCGGCGACATCCGGCGTTTGCTATTGCCGCAGCACGATTAAGATGGCTCATATCACCGACGGCGCGAGCGTCACTCTCCTAGTGGGAGAGAAATACCTTAGCTCCGACGACTATGATAGCGGCCTCGACACCGGCGCCAACAACTATGGCGGCGACAACGATGGCTGGGATTGTGGTTTCGACGCTGACGTGAATCGGTTCGTCTTCAATCCATCGACGACGGCTGCCTCGAACACGAATCCACCCAAGATGGATACCATTGCTGTCAAATCGAACTGGAATTTCGGCAGCCCGCATTCCAGCGGGTTCTGTGTTTCGTTTTGTGATGCCCACACGATGGTGCTCAATTTCTCGATCGATCTGCAAACGCTGGCTAACTTGTGCAACCGTTCCGACGGTGCGGCGATCGACGATAGCAAGCTGTGA
- a CDS encoding VOC family protein produces MTIRSPGLYCIELRTAQWENSVRWYREALGLRVMVRVVEEGYALLEAGETRLALISRRSPGPASARWSLGFEVDSLEAVTDRLTRAGSRVSRPERDPEGFRAVVTHDPDGNTVRLFCWPDKI; encoded by the coding sequence ATGACCATCCGAAGTCCGGGTTTGTACTGCATCGAGCTACGAACGGCCCAGTGGGAGAACAGCGTCCGCTGGTATCGCGAGGCGTTGGGCCTGCGCGTGATGGTCCGCGTCGTTGAAGAGGGATATGCCCTGCTGGAAGCCGGCGAAACGCGGCTGGCCCTGATCTCTCGCCGCAGCCCCGGACCGGCGAGCGCCCGCTGGAGCCTCGGCTTTGAAGTGGATAGCCTGGAGGCGGTGACCGATCGGCTCACGCGGGCCGGCTCGCGCGTTTCGCGCCCCGAGCGCGATCCCGAGGGCTTTCGGGCGGTCGTGACCCACGATCCGGACGGCAACACCGTGCGGCTATTCTGCTGGCCTGATAAGATCTAG
- a CDS encoding sulfite exporter TauE/SafE family protein, with product MGDAASVGNQSECLAMWNEILLCTTALLAGMVNSVAGGGTLLTFPALMAALAASPSSAVLAKGVGVLANGTSTVALLPGSAVAAWEYRGEFRKAGRWFLLLLAPSVVGSLTGVLLVTRLPKETFEALVPWLILFAAILFALQPRITRWIKVGVPHERPTWPRLAGILAFQLLVALYGGYFGAGIGILMLSALALMGLADIHVMNGVKNVLATSINAVAAAVFVIGNVVDWRLCLPMMAATIVGGFLGSRIAQRSNRAIVRRVVVAIGFSLAAYYFYRQFRG from the coding sequence GTGGGCGACGCTGCCAGCGTCGGCAACCAATCGGAATGCCTGGCGATGTGGAATGAAATCCTCCTCTGCACGACGGCCCTGTTAGCCGGGATGGTGAATTCCGTGGCTGGCGGCGGCACGTTGCTGACGTTCCCCGCGCTCATGGCGGCGCTCGCTGCCTCGCCGAGTTCCGCCGTGCTCGCAAAGGGGGTCGGAGTACTGGCCAATGGCACCAGCACGGTCGCACTTTTGCCCGGATCGGCGGTAGCCGCTTGGGAATATCGGGGTGAGTTCCGTAAGGCCGGTCGGTGGTTTCTATTGCTTTTGGCGCCGAGCGTCGTCGGCAGCCTGACTGGAGTGCTGCTGGTCACGCGATTGCCAAAGGAGACCTTCGAGGCGCTCGTTCCGTGGTTGATTCTGTTTGCCGCGATCCTGTTCGCGCTTCAACCGCGGATCACCCGCTGGATCAAGGTCGGCGTACCACACGAGCGCCCTACCTGGCCACGGCTGGCGGGGATCCTCGCGTTCCAATTGCTCGTCGCGTTATACGGCGGTTATTTCGGCGCGGGGATAGGCATCCTGATGCTGAGCGCGCTGGCACTGATGGGGCTAGCCGATATTCATGTGATGAACGGCGTTAAGAATGTGTTGGCCACTTCGATCAACGCAGTCGCAGCCGCAGTATTCGTCATCGGCAACGTCGTCGATTGGCGACTCTGCTTGCCGATGATGGCGGCAACCATCGTGGGCGGATTCCTCGGCTCGCGAATCGCGCAGCGCTCTAATCGGGCAATCGTCCGCCGAGTGGTCGTGGCGATCGGTTTTTCGCTAGCCGCGTATTACTTCTACCGCCAGTTTCGCGGATAG
- the ilvE gene encoding branched-chain-amino-acid transaminase — MLMQIYISGKLVDRENAKISVFDHGLLYGDGVFEGMRSYSGKVFRLDQHLDRLWNSARAIWLEIPIGREAMSKAVNDTLAMNKIRDGYIRLIVTRGAGTLGLDPNRTSDPQVIVITDHVTLYPEEFYRNGLEIVTASTTRNHPAALSPRIKSLNYLNNILAKIEGLKAGCIEALMLNHKGEVAECTGDNIFLVRGGVLLTPPLDAGILEGITRDAVIELARETGRQVREVPLLRHDVYIAEECFLTGSAAEIIPVVKLDDRRIGDGKPGPITRDLIERFRTLTRA; from the coding sequence TTGCTCATGCAAATCTACATCAGCGGCAAGCTGGTCGACCGCGAGAACGCCAAAATCAGCGTTTTCGATCACGGTCTCTTATACGGCGACGGCGTCTTCGAGGGGATGCGAAGCTATTCTGGCAAGGTCTTTCGGCTCGACCAGCACCTCGATCGGCTCTGGAACTCCGCCCGCGCCATCTGGCTCGAAATCCCCATCGGTCGCGAGGCGATGTCGAAAGCGGTGAACGATACGCTCGCCATGAACAAGATTCGCGACGGCTACATTCGACTGATTGTTACCCGCGGGGCAGGCACGCTGGGACTCGATCCCAATCGGACCAGCGATCCGCAGGTGATCGTCATCACCGATCACGTCACGCTCTATCCCGAGGAGTTCTATCGCAACGGCTTGGAGATCGTCACGGCGAGCACCACCCGAAATCATCCCGCTGCGCTCAGCCCGCGGATCAAATCGCTCAACTATTTGAACAACATCCTGGCGAAGATCGAGGGGTTGAAAGCCGGCTGCATCGAAGCCCTGATGCTCAACCACAAAGGGGAAGTGGCCGAGTGCACCGGCGATAACATCTTCCTCGTCCGCGGCGGCGTCCTCCTCACCCCTCCGCTCGATGCCGGCATTCTCGAAGGGATCACCCGCGACGCCGTGATCGAATTGGCCCGCGAGACCGGCCGCCAGGTGCGCGAAGTCCCGCTGCTGCGGCACGATGTCTATATCGCGGAGGAATGCTTCCTGACCGGCTCGGCCGCCGAAATCATCCCGGTCGTAAAACTCGACGACCGTCGCATCGGCGACGGCAAGCCAGGCCCCATTACGCGGGATCTAATCGAGCGATTCCGTACACTGACGCGGGCGTAA
- a CDS encoding ABC transporter permease: protein MYKFLLCWRYLRTRYIALASIVSVMLGVATMIVVNSVMAGFTHEMRNRIHGILSDVVFEHYGLEGFPDADWHMQRIQAIAGDSIEGMTPTVHVPAMLSFQFGGQYSTRQIMFIGIDERTHSQVSDFGKYLQHPLNRQQLSFDLRDGGYDTRDHQMGPEAPLRTDMETAGWKWRQYRLDQQRRWEELARPRGEATKTPINPFETADGSGKSTVPPEQLGPQESNRASSDISTAVSPIDPFRKAHSQESDKRPDPAGEQFTGIIMGIALASVREKDGADHFLLLPGDDVIVTFPNAGVPPKVIHSSFTVVDFYESKMSEYDGSFVFVPIRKLQELRGMIDPQTGVANVSSIQIKLKPGADADAVRDKLRAAFPGYLISTWQDKQGPLLAAVQMESAVLNILLFMIIAVAGFGILATFFMIVVEKTRDIGIMKSLGASARGILGIFLAYGLSLGIVGSGVGCVIGLLFVRYINTIRSALEAITGQKVFDPSIYYFYKIPTIVDPFTVGWIVVGALLIAVLASVLPALRAATLHPVEALRYE, encoded by the coding sequence ATGTACAAATTCCTGCTTTGCTGGCGGTATCTGCGCACTCGATACATCGCCTTGGCGTCGATCGTCAGCGTGATGCTCGGCGTGGCCACGATGATCGTGGTCAACAGCGTCATGGCCGGCTTTACCCATGAGATGCGCAACCGCATCCACGGAATCCTTTCGGACGTCGTGTTCGAGCACTACGGTTTGGAGGGCTTCCCTGACGCCGATTGGCACATGCAGCGGATTCAAGCGATTGCCGGCGACTCGATCGAAGGGATGACCCCGACCGTCCATGTGCCGGCCATGCTCAGCTTCCAATTTGGCGGGCAATACAGCACGCGGCAGATCATGTTCATCGGCATCGACGAGCGAACGCATTCCCAGGTGAGTGATTTCGGCAAATACCTCCAACATCCGCTCAACCGGCAGCAGCTTTCGTTCGATCTGCGCGACGGCGGCTACGACACGCGCGATCATCAAATGGGGCCGGAAGCGCCGCTACGGACCGACATGGAAACAGCCGGATGGAAATGGCGGCAATATCGGCTCGATCAGCAGCGGCGGTGGGAGGAGCTTGCGCGCCCGAGAGGAGAGGCGACGAAGACTCCAATCAATCCATTCGAGACGGCCGACGGTTCGGGCAAGTCCACTGTGCCGCCGGAACAACTTGGGCCGCAAGAATCGAATCGCGCATCCAGCGATATCTCAACGGCCGTCTCGCCGATTGATCCATTTCGGAAGGCCCACTCGCAAGAGTCCGACAAGCGACCCGATCCGGCCGGCGAGCAATTCACGGGCATCATCATGGGCATCGCGCTGGCGAGCGTGCGCGAGAAAGACGGGGCCGATCATTTTCTCCTGCTGCCGGGCGATGATGTCATCGTGACCTTTCCCAATGCGGGCGTTCCGCCCAAGGTGATCCATAGCAGCTTCACGGTCGTCGATTTCTACGAAAGCAAGATGAGCGAATACGACGGCAGCTTCGTCTTCGTGCCGATCCGCAAGCTGCAAGAGCTGCGCGGAATGATCGATCCGCAGACCGGAGTGGCGAACGTCTCATCGATCCAGATCAAGCTCAAGCCGGGCGCCGACGCCGACGCGGTGCGCGACAAGCTGCGCGCCGCATTTCCCGGTTATCTCATTTCCACGTGGCAAGACAAGCAAGGCCCGCTCTTGGCGGCCGTGCAGATGGAAAGCGCCGTGCTCAATATCCTGTTGTTCATGATCATCGCGGTGGCGGGCTTCGGCATCCTGGCGACCTTCTTCATGATCGTCGTCGAGAAGACCCGCGACATCGGCATCATGAAATCGCTCGGGGCGTCGGCTCGCGGCATTTTGGGCATCTTTCTGGCCTATGGGCTGTCGCTGGGGATCGTCGGCTCAGGAGTTGGCTGCGTGATTGGACTGCTGTTCGTGCGGTACATCAACACGATTCGCAGCGCGCTGGAGGCGATCACCGGACAGAAAGTGTTCGACCCGTCGATCTATTATTTTTACAAGATTCCGACCATCGTCGACCCGTTCACGGTCGGCTGGATCGTGGTCGGTGCATTGTTGATCGCCGTATTGGCCAGCGTGTTGCCGGCCCTGCGCGCGGCGACGCTGCACCCCGTGGAGGCCTTGCGCTATGAGTGA
- a CDS encoding SRPBCC domain-containing protein yields MPASPLTFGGTEMFSVPPKRLFAALTDLGQLSKTIPDLVSSEQIDERTLQCVVRPGFSFLRGTLRLTISLVDTRPPESATMTAAAAGIGAQILVASDLQIVPTPAGSQLTWSASIVELKGLVATISRPLISAAAEQVVQNAWQRVHAELDAPQS; encoded by the coding sequence ATGCCCGCGTCTCCACTCACATTCGGCGGCACGGAAATGTTTTCGGTGCCGCCAAAGCGATTATTCGCCGCGCTCACCGATCTCGGCCAGCTTTCCAAGACGATTCCAGATTTGGTCTCATCCGAGCAAATCGACGAGCGAACGCTGCAGTGCGTCGTTCGGCCGGGCTTCTCGTTTCTTCGCGGCACGCTGAGGTTGACGATTTCGCTCGTTGACACCCGCCCGCCCGAATCGGCGACGATGACCGCGGCGGCCGCCGGGATCGGCGCCCAGATTCTAGTGGCGAGTGACCTGCAAATCGTCCCTACGCCAGCCGGGAGCCAGCTCACTTGGTCGGCGAGCATTGTCGAACTCAAGGGTCTAGTCGCTACCATTAGCCGCCCGCTAATCTCCGCCGCGGCAGAGCAGGTCGTCCAAAATGCGTGGCAGCGGGTCCATGCCGAACTGGATGCGCCACAGTCGTAG
- a CDS encoding ABC transporter ATP-binding protein has protein sequence MSEYLRLRAIETARRPPSSGGPHVALESFQVGDAAAAIDPVIPRPLAPAELAAISLKKNYRKGPVEIPVLAGVDLEVRSGEFLAIIGQSGSGKSTLLHLLGTLDAPTSGEVHFDGQRIDNLPAAQRDRLRNTCFGMIFQFYHLLPELTTLENVLSPLMIRHGIWSYRRRRREHVQAARELLELVGLSHRLKHRPRELSGGEMQRAAIARALISGPKVLLADEPTGNLDVETGKEILRILRTLNRTQNLSIVMVTHDTAIAAEADRVVRLAAGRVESL, from the coding sequence ATGAGTGAGTATCTGCGGCTGCGAGCGATTGAAACTGCCCGTCGCCCGCCATCGAGCGGCGGGCCCCACGTTGCTCTAGAATCGTTCCAAGTGGGAGATGCGGCGGCGGCCATTGACCCGGTTATCCCACGTCCGCTCGCTCCGGCCGAACTGGCCGCGATTTCCCTCAAGAAAAACTACCGCAAGGGACCAGTCGAGATTCCGGTGCTCGCGGGGGTCGATCTTGAAGTTCGCTCTGGGGAGTTTCTGGCGATTATCGGTCAAAGCGGTTCCGGCAAAAGCACCCTCTTGCACCTGCTCGGCACGCTCGATGCGCCGACTTCCGGCGAAGTCCATTTCGACGGCCAGCGAATCGACAATCTTCCCGCCGCTCAGCGCGATCGGCTGCGCAATACTTGCTTCGGAATGATCTTCCAGTTTTATCACCTCCTGCCGGAATTAACGACGCTCGAAAACGTCCTCTCGCCGTTGATGATCCGTCACGGAATCTGGAGCTACCGACGCCGACGCCGGGAGCACGTTCAGGCCGCCCGCGAGCTGCTGGAACTCGTGGGGCTTTCGCATCGGCTCAAGCACCGTCCGCGTGAACTGTCCGGTGGCGAGATGCAGCGCGCAGCGATCGCGCGAGCGCTCATTTCCGGTCCGAAGGTCCTGTTGGCCGACGAGCCTACCGGCAATTTAGACGTGGAAACCGGCAAAGAAATCCTGAGAATCTTGCGAACCTTGAACCGCACTCAGAACCTCTCTATAGTCATGGTGACGCATGACACGGCCATCGCCGCCGAAGCTGATCGCGTTGTCCGACTCGCCGCCGGGCGGGTCGAAAGCCTATAA
- a CDS encoding ABC transporter permease subunit — MSTIRWLIRDTFRQSLAYGIFWILLAVSVLTIGVCLSVKIEGSSALAAPGENPDFLPKSVPDAKDAAKLKQSGVAVVGGDLTLAFGAIRIPLERDDRHAVHFLQLLLAGGVADTLGLLLTLIWTAGFLPGFLDGRSVSVLLAKPAPRWVLLAGKYLGVLAFVLFHATLFVGGTWLAIGLRTGIWDATYLFAIPLLLLHFAVFFSVSLLLAVCTRSTVVCVFGSILFWCVAWGMNYGRHALAASAQLMPDGHFSSSVNWLVDLGYWILPKPADFGMLLYNALGAKDFFGPVFDMQSLSAHGFSIWLSVLTSLAFTGYILFASARKFAATDY; from the coding sequence ATGTCCACCATCCGCTGGCTCATTCGCGACACGTTCCGCCAATCGCTCGCCTACGGCATCTTCTGGATTCTGCTGGCCGTCAGCGTGCTGACGATCGGCGTTTGCCTGAGCGTGAAGATCGAAGGATCGTCGGCGCTGGCCGCCCCTGGCGAGAATCCGGATTTTCTGCCCAAGAGTGTTCCGGACGCCAAAGATGCTGCCAAGCTCAAGCAATCGGGCGTGGCGGTGGTAGGCGGCGACTTGACGCTGGCCTTCGGCGCGATCCGAATTCCACTCGAACGCGACGATCGCCACGCAGTCCATTTCCTGCAGTTGCTCCTTGCCGGCGGTGTCGCCGACACGCTCGGGCTGCTGCTCACGCTCATCTGGACCGCCGGCTTCCTGCCCGGATTCCTCGATGGCCGCAGCGTCAGCGTACTGTTGGCCAAGCCTGCGCCGCGCTGGGTGCTGCTGGCCGGAAAATACCTTGGCGTGCTGGCGTTCGTGCTGTTTCACGCCACCTTGTTCGTCGGCGGCACATGGCTGGCGATCGGGCTGCGGACCGGCATTTGGGATGCAACGTACCTGTTCGCGATTCCGCTGCTGCTGCTGCATTTCGCGGTGTTCTTCAGCGTCTCGCTGTTGCTGGCAGTCTGCACGAGGAGCACGGTTGTGTGCGTGTTCGGGTCGATTCTATTCTGGTGCGTCGCCTGGGGGATGAACTACGGGCGACATGCGCTGGCCGCCAGCGCGCAGTTAATGCCCGACGGCCATTTTTCATCGTCCGTCAACTGGCTTGTCGATCTAGGCTATTGGATTCTGCCCAAGCCAGCCGATTTCGGCATGCTCCTCTACAACGCGCTCGGCGCGAAGGACTTCTTCGGCCCGGTCTTCGACATGCAGTCGCTCTCCGCCCACGGCTTCTCGATCTGGCTCTCCGTGCTGACCTCGCTGGCCTTCACCGGCTACATCCTCTTCGCCTCGGCCAGAAAGTTCGCGGCGACGGATTATTGA
- the lysS gene encoding lysine--tRNA ligase, with the protein MTSDSPQADHGDTHAMLVAARREKIRRLEGFGIDPWGSRFDGHQSIGEIRRRESEIVVSPPPPGTEGRQGEQHGPRVRAAGRIVLMRDTGKLIFLDIRDWSGQVQLYIGKKQVGDANWAVAQCFDLGDIIGVDGELKHTQKGELTIFADGLHFLTKSLEPPPDKHHGLTDPELRQRMRYLDLIHGEGVLRRFLDRTKIVQSIRKTLTGEGFVEIEGPTLHSIAGGAAARPFITHHNALDLKLYLRIALELHLKRLMVGGMERVYELGRVYRNEGISPRHNPEFTMLELYQAYGDYRSMMDLTERVIVEAIRATGQALKLPWGEKTIDFTPPFARRTYDELFADVTGVAASDQAAVRALAEQIGFNTADKHPDVIKSEVFEERVEDQLSGPIFVMDYPASICPLTKRKRDNPAVAERFELYVQGMEIANAYTELNDPDLQEHLFRTQLQGLAAEESMAKMDHDFVRALRHGMPPAGGLGIGIDRLIMLLTNSQTIRDVILFPLLRPET; encoded by the coding sequence ATGACGAGCGACTCCCCACAGGCTGACCACGGCGATACGCATGCGATGCTCGTCGCGGCCCGCCGCGAGAAGATCCGGCGGCTGGAAGGTTTTGGGATCGACCCCTGGGGAAGCCGATTCGACGGCCATCAGTCCATCGGCGAGATTCGGCGGCGGGAGTCGGAAATCGTGGTCTCGCCCCCGCCCCCCGGCACGGAAGGCCGGCAAGGCGAGCAGCACGGCCCGCGAGTCCGCGCCGCCGGCCGGATCGTCTTGATGCGCGATACGGGGAAGCTGATCTTCCTCGATATTCGCGATTGGTCGGGACAGGTCCAACTCTATATCGGCAAGAAGCAAGTCGGCGACGCCAACTGGGCCGTCGCGCAATGCTTCGATCTTGGCGACATTATCGGCGTGGACGGCGAACTCAAGCATACGCAAAAGGGCGAACTTACGATCTTTGCCGACGGCTTGCACTTTCTGACCAAGTCGCTTGAGCCGCCCCCCGACAAGCATCATGGCTTGACCGATCCCGAATTGCGGCAGCGGATGCGATACCTCGACCTGATTCATGGGGAAGGGGTGCTCCGGCGGTTCTTGGACCGCACTAAGATCGTGCAGTCGATCCGCAAGACGCTCACGGGAGAGGGCTTCGTCGAGATCGAAGGTCCGACGCTGCATTCGATCGCCGGCGGCGCGGCGGCGCGCCCCTTTATCACGCACCACAACGCGCTCGATCTCAAGCTCTATCTGCGGATTGCCCTGGAATTGCACCTCAAGCGGTTGATGGTCGGCGGCATGGAGCGGGTTTATGAACTCGGCCGAGTTTACCGGAACGAAGGGATCAGCCCGCGGCACAATCCCGAGTTCACTATGCTCGAGTTGTATCAGGCCTACGGCGACTACCGCTCGATGATGGACCTGACCGAACGGGTAATTGTCGAAGCGATTCGCGCGACCGGGCAAGCGCTGAAACTCCCCTGGGGCGAGAAAACGATCGACTTCACGCCCCCCTTCGCCCGCCGGACATACGACGAGCTTTTTGCGGACGTCACCGGAGTCGCCGCGAGCGATCAGGCCGCCGTGCGCGCGCTGGCCGAGCAGATCGGATTCAACACCGCCGACAAGCATCCGGACGTGATCAAGAGTGAAGTCTTCGAGGAGCGGGTCGAAGACCAGCTTTCGGGTCCGATATTCGTCATGGACTATCCGGCCAGCATCTGCCCGCTCACGAAACGCAAGCGCGACAATCCGGCGGTCGCCGAGCGGTTCGAGCTGTACGTGCAAGGGATGGAAATCGCCAATGCCTATACGGAACTGAACGATCCCGACTTGCAAGAACACCTTTTCCGAACGCAGTTGCAGGGGCTGGCGGCGGAAGAGTCGATGGCCAAGATGGACCACGATTTCGTCCGCGCCCTCCGCCACGGCATGCCGCCAGCCGGTGGGCTGGGCATCGGCATCGACCGCCTGATCATGCTGCTCACCAACTCGCAGACGATTCGAGATGTGATCCTGTTCCCGTTGCTGCGGCCGGAGACGTAA